The sequence GTTTCCCTTCGTAGTGTATTTCAGTGCCAATCATGTTTTACGGTTTATGATGAATCCTTGGGTGATTCAATTGCCAAGGTTTCTGCTGGAACTTCATTTGAGAAACTTCCAGATTCATTCGTTTGTTCAGTTTGTAATGCTCCAAAATCAGAGTTTCAAAGAACAGATTTAAAATTGGCTTAAAGGTTAAGTGCAGAGTTTAAAGAGTAGAAGAAGAAATTGGCCAATGCTTTCTTCAACTTAGCTGTTTTTATTAATTGAGAAATTAGGTGTAAACATCCTATAAATTAAGTCCTTTTAGGACTGTTCTAGTTTTTCCCTTAGAAGCTGCATATCATCAGAAACCTTTTTTTCTAGTACTTTGGCATATATCTGCGTAGTGGTCAGTTTACGATGACCTAGCATTTTAGAAATGGTCTCAATAGGAACCCCGTTGGTTAGAGTAACCGTGGTGGCAAAGGTATGCCGCGCCATATGAAAAGTAAGATTCTTTCTTACCTTGGCGAGCTTCGCAACTTCCTTCAAATAAGCATTGATTTTTTGATTGGATATTCTTGGGAAAAGTGTACCGTTAATCAATGACCTTTTATCATGCCTGTAACGTTCAATTATCTCTGATGCTTTTGAAAGCAATGGAATTTTGACTGCGTTTCTTGTCTTTTGCCGTTGTGTCATTATCCAGTTAGTTTTATCCAACCCTAGCACTAGACTTTCATTTGTTAATAGCATTACATCTATATAACTTATTCCTGTATAGCAACTGAACACGAATAGATCTTTCACTAATTTTAATCTTGTCGATTTAATTTTCAGCTCTTCTATATGTTTCAATTCCTCAGGTGTCAGAAAACCTCTGTGCGTAGGGGTTAATTTTTGTTTGAATTTCACAAATGGGTCGCGGTCAATCCATTCAAGTTGATGGGCCAAAGACACCATTCTACGTAGCCTTTGAATATGTTTCATCACGGCGTTGTTACCAATTCGTTTTTTATAATGCCGGGGACTGTAATTCCTTAGAAAACTTTCAAAACTTAGTATGAATTTATAGTCAAGACTTGAAAGTTCTAAATCATCTACCTTGTACTTTTTCTTGACAAATAGCAAAATATATTTTTGGCTGGTCAGGTAAAGTCTAGAAGTATTTCCATGAAGCTTTTGGAACATACTTGTATTGTGGTACTCAATGATTTCTCGTAATGTGTAACGCTCAATTTTGTCGTCACCTGTATACCTCAACTTTATGGTTTGAGGGGTTATCGATTTATTTTCTGACCTAAGTTCTTGATAGCATTGAAACAACTTTGCGTATACCTCATCCAAATATTGGTTAATATTTCGAGCTTTTTCATTCGTTCCATTAATTCGTTGTTTTTGGTTGTTCCAAAGACGAGTTTCCACCCGTCGTTTAAGGCTAATATTGAGCTTTTTCTTATTTACTGTTATTCTGGCGTAAATAGGTGCTTGATTGTTCTTTGATCTTTTGGTGTATACCCAAAATAGAATGGAAAATGTAGAGAGAGTTCTCATGAATTTCGTCTTTGAATTAAACTTAGTTTAGGACGAAAGTCAAATCACCAAAAGGTCGCTCGTTTAACACTTTGAACCGAACCGATTTCCAAATATGAAAACACTTAGAATAAAATGTTGACGATTTGTGAACTCGAATAGATGGTTTCAAAAGATGTCATTTGAAACTTAAAATTCGTAAAGCATTGAAAATCAATATTTTTTTATTTTTTATGAGCTCCTTTAAAACTGTAAAAGTAGCCCCGGCAAGAATCGAACTTGCATCTAAAGTTTAGGAAACTTCTATTCTATCCATTGAACTACGGGGCCATTACCACAAATGGATTGCAAAAATATGTTTTTTGAGAAAAAGAATTTTTAATGTGGCAATTTATCTTTAAGCAATCCATAGATATAGGTTCCCAAAACTGCTGATATCAGTACAACCACAATTGGAAGAAACCCAGCACCCAACAATGTAAATATTGGCCCCGGACATGCACCCGCCAATGCCCATCCCAATCCAAAAAAGATGCCTCCGACCAAATATCTTTTAAAGCCCTTTTCTTTGGGAGTAAAAACAATCTCTTCCCCATAAAAAGACTTAATATTGAATCGTTTTATCAACTGAATTCCCAATACTCCTACAACTAAGGCAGAACCTATGATCCCATACATGTGAAAGGAATCAAACTGAAACATTTCATAAATCCTAAACCAGGAAGCTGCTTCCGATTTGAACAACAAAATTCCAAAAAAAACACCAATAACCAGATATATAAAAGTTCTCATAACTAAAAAATCAAAGGGAATAAAACATGAACCATAAACAGACCTCCAATAAAAAAACCAATAACTGCAATTAGTGAAGGAACCTGCAAATTGCTCAAACCAGAAATGGCATGACCAGAGGTGCATCCGCCAGCATAACGAGCTCCAAAGCCAACAAGAAGACCTCCAATAACTAGTAAAGCCATTCCTTTAATATCTGAAAATACAGTTGTACTAAACAGTTCTGTTGGAAGGTAGGTCGTTCCTACGCTATTAAAACCCAAGGAATTTAAATCGGCCGCGGTGTCCGCATTAATATGCACGGCGATATCTGTAGACAAAAAATTGGCGCCAATATATCCTCCAATAATGGTCCCCATAACTACTACAAGGTTCCATTTTTGTGACTTCCAATCAAACCTAAAGAAACTTGCATGTTTTCCAGCCCCGCAAATAGTGCAGAGCGTTCTTAGGTTGGATGACATGCCAAAACGCTTGCCAATCATGATTAGTAAAAACATGACCATTGCAATCAATGGCCCGGACACATACCAAGGCCAAGGTTTATATATTAAATCCATTCAAAAAAATCTAGCAAATAAGTTAAACCATCAATATAGTCTCTTTTGTTCTAAGACAGTAGTTTTTAATTTGATTTGCCAGAGATTTTGGAAATATTGGAGTTAAGGTTTTTTGGGTCCTTCTTTTTTTCCACTGCTCATAAGCGCCAACACTGCTCCTACCAAAGCAATAACGACAGCAGCAAAAACACCAATCATCCAAATACCATTTTCCCAAGAAACCAATGGAATTACATGCAGTATTTTCATCTTTTTTCGATTTTATGAAAATCAAATTTAACGGGCATATTACTTTTAAAACATGATATTTCTCAGACAATCAACATTGGTAAAAATACACCTCGACAATAATTGCCGAGGTGTATTAAAAACAATCAATCAAAAAACTATTTTTTCAGCTTAATGCTATTCACCCTAAAAAGTGCATATAAAGGGCAAAAGCTCACAAAACTTGTTAAGAGAAATACTCCTGCCAAAGCCATTAATACATAGGCGAGAGTTCCTTCTATTACATTAAAGTAGTACAATACGACCACGGCTAATGCAATAATCAATCTTAGCATACGGTCAAGGCCGCTCATATTCTTTTTCATAATATTTTCGTTTATCAGTTTCCTATTAAGAAAACGTCTTTTGTTCAAAGCTACAATGCCCGCACGAGCTTTTTAGTAACCTTGGTTACACAGCCGTATTCTATTTTGTGCTACTTTTATTTTTTAGACGTTATTTTTAGTCAATTCAAATTTTATGCAAGACTATTTTGAAGCTTTTGCCAATGGTTTTTTAGGAACCACCCAATGGACTTGGAAATCTATCTTATTTGATGTGCCATGGTATACGAATTATTTTTGGGGCTTGATTGTTATTTCACTTCTTGTTTGGGGGTTAGAGATTATCTTTCCGTGGAGGAAGGAACAATCTATTTTTAGAAAAGATTTCTGGTTGGATGGTTTCTATATGTTCTTCAATTTTTTCATTTTCGCTATTGTTATTAGTGGGGTTTATAAAATGTTAGAGCTTCTATTGGGCAATATTGGAGTTACGGCCAAGAGTCTTGCAATCATTGATTTTTCAAATTGGCCAATCTGGTCTCAGCTACTTGTCTTTTTTGTTATTCTAGACTTTGTACAATGGTTTACGCACGTATTGCTTCATAAATTTCCTTTTTTATGGCGATTTCATCAAGTGCACCATAGTGTAAAGGAAATGGGCTTTGCTGCCCATTTACGCTACCATTGGATGGAAAATATTTTTTATAAGCCACTTAAGACATTTGGAGTTATGATTTTGGGAGGGTTTGAACCAGAACAAGCCTATATTGTTCATTTTGCCGCCATAGCGATAGGTCATCTAAATCATGCCAATATTAAACTCACTTATGGCCCTCTAAAGTATATTTTCAACAATCCGGTAATGCACTTATATCATCATTCCTATATACTCCCCAAGGGAAAGTTTGGGGTTAATTTTGGAATTAGTTTGAGTCTCTGGGATTATTTGTTTGGGACCAATTATATTCCTGAAAGTGGTGGTAAAATTAGATTAGGATACCCAGGGGATGAAACTTTACCCAAAAGCTTTTGGGGACAATTGGTTTATGGTTTTAAAAAACCAAAGTTGTAATCTACCGGAACGATTTTGAAAGAAAGCTAACGCTCTTAGAAAACTAATTGCTTCTGAATTTTCCGTTGGCACAGCTTACAAAAGATTTTGCTTTTTGCAGTATCCCATTTTCGTCATCAATTGCCGGATATCCCAATGCTCTCAATTTATCTTTGGCAACAAAAACAACATCACTATTTTGATGTTCAAAAATGACCGATGATGTTTCTTGTTCTATCGTTAATTTGTTTATCCCATTTAACCCGGACAACTTATCTGTAATTGTTTTGGCACAACCGCCACATTTAAGGTTTTGAATTTGAATTGTTGTTTTCATTCCAAATGATTCTTTTAGTTTAATACTTCCATGTTCTATAGCCTCCCTTTAGATCATACACTGCTCTAAAGCCCATATCCACAAGTTTTCTAGCTGCTTTTTGACTTCTATTCCCAGATTGGCAATACAGGTATACTGGTTTGTCCTTATCCATTTTAGAGAAAGTAGCCTTAAATGCGGATTGCTGGAAATAATCAATATTTTGAGCTCCTTTAATATGTCTAGAAGCAAACTCTCTAGAGGTTCTTACATCAACTAGCTGTACTCTACCATCGGAGATGGCCTTTCTATAATCTTCGGCATTCAACTCCTCTATAGTATCTGAATTGATTGGTCCTCGGAATAAAAAATTTAGGAATGACATATTCATGTTTTTTAAGAATCCTTAAAATTAAACATCATGAATACAACGGTCAGTAACGCGAGTTACATAACTAAAAAAACAACTACTCCGTGGCACTCCAATCGTTATACGAGCCAGAATAGTCAAATATTTTTTTGAATCCCATTTGTTGCATTAATTTTGAAGCTCTTCCTGTTCTGCCCCCGCTTCTGCAATAGATATAAATGGGTTGGTTCTTGTCAAATTTCTGAATATCTTTTTTGAACGTCTCTTCTTGTAAAAAATCTATATTAATGGCGTCATCAATATATCCTTTCCTATATTCCTCTGGTGTTCTTATGTCTATTAATTGTACATCCTTTCCTATTACCTCGGCTATAAGAGTTTCTTTATCAATTTTTTTGATAAAGCTTTCTTGCTCAGACTCACATGAACTAATCCATAAAAGACAAAAACTCATAAAGGCAACATTCAAAAGGCTTTTCATAATAGCTTTATTTTAAGGTTGTAGGACAGACAAAATCCGTTACTGGAATTCCAGCTTCTTTGATGGCTTTAAATCCTCCCGCCACGTCTACCAAGTTATGAATTCCTCTGCTCTTAAGGATTGAAGCTGCAATCATACTTCTATATCCTCCTGCGCAATGAACATAAAATGTTTCCTTTTCAGGAAATTCCGATAGGTGGTCATTGATGAAATCCAATGGTGCCAACATGGCATCTCCAACATGTTCTGCCGCGTATTCTGTCTTCTTTCTAACATCAAATACTGGAACTTCTTCAGATAACCTTTGTTTAAACTCATTGGCATCGATACTTTTTACGGTGTCAATTTCCTTTCCTGCACTTTTCCATGCTTCAATTTCCCCTTTTAGATATCCCAAAGTACCATCAAAACCTACTCTGGACAAACGAGTAATAGTTTCTTCTTCTTTTCCTTTTGGAGCTACTAGAAGTATAGGCTGCTTCACATCTGCAATTAAGGCCCCCACCCACGGCGCAAAGCTTCCGCCCAATCCAATAAAAATAGATCTAGGCACATGACCTTTTGCAAAATCATCCTGATGTCTCACATCTAATACTATGGCTCCAGTTTCGTTTGCAGCAATTTCAAAAGCGTCTGGCGACAACGCTTGGGTTCCTCTCTCTAAAACATCATCAATGTCCTCATAACCTTCTTTGTTCATCTTCACATTTAGTGGAAAATATTGCGGCGGAGGTAAAAGACCCTCTGTTACCTCTTTTACAAATTCCTCCTTGGTCATGTCTGAACGTAATGCATAGTTCATTTTCTTTTGATTGCCCAAAGTGTCCACAGTTTCCTTCATCATATTCTTTCCGCATGCAGAGCCAGCTCCATGAGCCGGGTATACTATAACATCATTTGCCAAAGGCATTATTTTGTTACGGAGGCTGTCAAACAACGTTCCAGCCAATTCTTCTTGGGTCATATGGGCAGCCTTTTGCGCTAAATCTGGTCTCCCCACATCTCCTAAAAACAAAGTGTCCCCACTAAAAATGGCATGGTCTTTCCCTGTTTCATCTATTAATAGAAAAGTTGTGCTCTCCATAGTATGCCCTGGGGTATGCAAAACCTTGATGGTTAACTCACCTAGTCTAAATTCTTGCTCATCCTTGGCGATAATGGCATCAAAGGAAGGGTTGGCGTTAGGGCCAAAAATAATGGGCGCTCCGGTTTCCTTGGAGAGTGTTACATGCCCGCTAACAAAATCAGCATGGAAATGGGTTTCAAAAATATATTTGATTTTTGCGCCATCCTCCCGCACTCTTTTTAGATAAGGTTTTACTTCTCTTAAAGGATCAATAATTGCTACTTCTCCCTTGCTTTCTATGTAGTATGCCCCTTGAGCTAAACATCCGGTATATATCTGTTCTATTTTCATCTGTTATAATTTTGTTGTCAAAGATAGGTTTGACCCATCCTTATTACAGTTACCAAAGTTACAAATGCTTTGTTTTAGATTGTAATGAAACCTTCTCTTGAATGCTATTTTTCTCTTTTTTATTTGTGCAGTATTCAAAGGCTTCGCTAGTCCTAACAAAAAGGTTTTCTTTCCCTATTTTTTCAATTAATCCACTAGAGAATAAAATATCACGGGTAGGTCCAATGACACCAGCAATAAGTAATTCTATATTTTTTGCTTTCAAGTCACTCACGACTTGATTCAGCATATTCAAAGCACTACTATCTATATAATTAATTGCCTCAGCATTCAAAATAATATACTTCAGCGTATTCCCTTTTTTTAGAATGTTCTTATACAACTCCGCTTTAAAATAATCCTTATTGGCAAAGTACAATTGTCCGTCAAAACGGAGCACCAAAATATTATCGGCCAATTCAATATCACTACTAAAACGATCAACGTTTTTAAAATAATCAGTACCTCTTATACGCCCTAAAATAGCAATATGGGGTTTTGAGGTTCGGTTGACCAACAATAAGAGCGAAAACAGAACTCCAAAAATTATTCCTTGGGAAATCCCTATCAATAAAGTTGTAAGAAACGTAACCAATAATAGAAAGAATTCGTCTTTACGTTGTTTCCACAATTGCTTCGGATATTTTAAATCGATCAACCCATATACCGCAACCAATATTATGGCCCCTAAAACCGATTTTGGAAGATAGTAAAAGAATGGTGTTAGAAATAGTAGTGTTAGACCTACTACCAGTACGCTAACTAAAGAGGCGACCCCCGTCTTTGCCCCTTCATTTACATTGACTGCCGTTCTTGACAGGCCAGCGTTTGCAGGAAAGGATTGAAAAAGAGAGCCAATAATATTGGAAATTCCCAAAGCCCTTAACTCTTGGTTGGGTTCGGTATGGTATTCATTGCTTTGATCCTCAACGGCCTTTGCTATCGTCATTGCCTCGGCAAAGGCAATAAAAGCCAGTGCCATTGCTGTTGGAAAAGCCTTTATTATAAGGTCAATATTCAACTGAGGCATCCTAAAAGCGGGTAATCCCTTTGGTATCTGACCAACAATGTGGACATCGGTATCATTCACCATGAAAAAAAAGATGCCCAAGATAGATAGAATAACCACCACCATTGCGGCCGGTAATTTTCTATTCAGTTTTTTTAATCCTAAAATCACCAAAATAGCAGCAAAGCCGATGCTCAAATCATAAAAATTCGTCTTTGATAATTGGCCAAAAATTGCCTGAAGGGTCTCTAAGGTATTATTGGTGGTTATCTCTAATCCAAAAAAATGTTTAAGCTGACTTATTGCAATAACGATGGCCGCTGCAGAGGTAAAACCGCTAACTACCGGTTTTGACAAGAAATTTGAGAGAAAGCCAAGACGCATAAAACCCATTACCAATTGAATGCTTCCAACAAATAGTGCTAAAAAAATAGCCATACTGATGTAGTCATCAATATTTGCCAACTTCATTGCAGCCAAACTTGAAGCAACAATCAACGAATCCAAAGCAACAGGACCTACTGCCAATTTTCTGCTTGACCCTGTAAATGCGTAGATTAAATTTGGTACTAAGGCCGCATACAAACCATAAACCGGTGGAAGACCTGCAATTAAAGCGTACGCCATTCCTTGAGGAATAAGCATAACTCCAACGGTAATACCGGCAATCAAATCCTTAAAAAGGAAAGAACGGTTGTATTCGGGTATCCATGTTAAAAATGGAAGATACCGTTTGAGCATTTAGTTAGATTTTTTGTAAAAATAAGATGTGAAGTAGTTAATTACGGTAACAAAAGACACAAACTTATAAATCGATTAGTTGAATATGACTCCTATGCAATACCAGTTTTTTCATTTTCTCCAGTTTTTTTAATAGTCTAGAAACCACAACTCTAGATGTATGTAAATCATAAGCTATCTCTTGGTGCGTATTTCGAATGCAATCATCATTTGTTACCTGGGCCTTCTTTTTAAGGTAAGCCACCAACCGTTGGTCCAAATTCTTGAATGCAATACTATCTACCGTGTGCAA is a genomic window of Flagellimonas sp. CMM7 containing:
- a CDS encoding site-specific integrase is translated as MRTLSTFSILFWVYTKRSKNNQAPIYARITVNKKKLNISLKRRVETRLWNNQKQRINGTNEKARNINQYLDEVYAKLFQCYQELRSENKSITPQTIKLRYTGDDKIERYTLREIIEYHNTSMFQKLHGNTSRLYLTSQKYILLFVKKKYKVDDLELSSLDYKFILSFESFLRNYSPRHYKKRIGNNAVMKHIQRLRRMVSLAHQLEWIDRDPFVKFKQKLTPTHRGFLTPEELKHIEELKIKSTRLKLVKDLFVFSCYTGISYIDVMLLTNESLVLGLDKTNWIMTQRQKTRNAVKIPLLSKASEIIERYRHDKRSLINGTLFPRISNQKINAYLKEVAKLAKVRKNLTFHMARHTFATTVTLTNGVPIETISKMLGHRKLTTTQIYAKVLEKKVSDDMQLLREKLEQS
- a CDS encoding DUF6691 family protein, which gives rise to MRTFIYLVIGVFFGILLFKSEAASWFRIYEMFQFDSFHMYGIIGSALVVGVLGIQLIKRFNIKSFYGEEIVFTPKEKGFKRYLVGGIFFGLGWALAGACPGPIFTLLGAGFLPIVVVLISAVLGTYIYGLLKDKLPH
- a CDS encoding YeeE/YedE family protein, translated to MDLIYKPWPWYVSGPLIAMVMFLLIMIGKRFGMSSNLRTLCTICGAGKHASFFRFDWKSQKWNLVVVMGTIIGGYIGANFLSTDIAVHINADTAADLNSLGFNSVGTTYLPTELFSTTVFSDIKGMALLVIGGLLVGFGARYAGGCTSGHAISGLSNLQVPSLIAVIGFFIGGLFMVHVLFPLIF
- a CDS encoding DUF2892 domain-containing protein — its product is MKKNMSGLDRMLRLIIALAVVVLYYFNVIEGTLAYVLMALAGVFLLTSFVSFCPLYALFRVNSIKLKK
- a CDS encoding sterol desaturase family protein gives rise to the protein MQDYFEAFANGFLGTTQWTWKSILFDVPWYTNYFWGLIVISLLVWGLEIIFPWRKEQSIFRKDFWLDGFYMFFNFFIFAIVISGVYKMLELLLGNIGVTAKSLAIIDFSNWPIWSQLLVFFVILDFVQWFTHVLLHKFPFLWRFHQVHHSVKEMGFAAHLRYHWMENIFYKPLKTFGVMILGGFEPEQAYIVHFAAIAIGHLNHANIKLTYGPLKYIFNNPVMHLYHHSYILPKGKFGVNFGISLSLWDYLFGTNYIPESGGKIRLGYPGDETLPKSFWGQLVYGFKKPKL
- a CDS encoding heavy-metal-associated domain-containing protein, with protein sequence MKTTIQIQNLKCGGCAKTITDKLSGLNGINKLTIEQETSSVIFEHQNSDVVFVAKDKLRALGYPAIDDENGILQKAKSFVSCANGKFRSN
- a CDS encoding rhodanese-like domain-containing protein, whose product is MSFLNFLFRGPINSDTIEELNAEDYRKAISDGRVQLVDVRTSREFASRHIKGAQNIDYFQQSAFKATFSKMDKDKPVYLYCQSGNRSQKAARKLVDMGFRAVYDLKGGYRTWKY
- a CDS encoding rhodanese-like domain-containing protein; translated protein: MKSLLNVAFMSFCLLWISSCESEQESFIKKIDKETLIAEVIGKDVQLIDIRTPEEYRKGYIDDAINIDFLQEETFKKDIQKFDKNQPIYIYCRSGGRTGRASKLMQQMGFKKIFDYSGSYNDWSATE
- a CDS encoding rhodanese-like domain-containing protein, which translates into the protein MKIEQIYTGCLAQGAYYIESKGEVAIIDPLREVKPYLKRVREDGAKIKYIFETHFHADFVSGHVTLSKETGAPIIFGPNANPSFDAIIAKDEQEFRLGELTIKVLHTPGHTMESTTFLLIDETGKDHAIFSGDTLFLGDVGRPDLAQKAAHMTQEELAGTLFDSLRNKIMPLANDVIVYPAHGAGSACGKNMMKETVDTLGNQKKMNYALRSDMTKEEFVKEVTEGLLPPPQYFPLNVKMNKEGYEDIDDVLERGTQALSPDAFEIAANETGAIVLDVRHQDDFAKGHVPRSIFIGLGGSFAPWVGALIADVKQPILLVAPKGKEEETITRLSRVGFDGTLGYLKGEIEAWKSAGKEIDTVKSIDANEFKQRLSEEVPVFDVRKKTEYAAEHVGDAMLAPLDFINDHLSEFPEKETFYVHCAGGYRSMIAASILKSRGIHNLVDVAGGFKAIKEAGIPVTDFVCPTTLK
- a CDS encoding SulP family inorganic anion transporter, translated to MLKRYLPFLTWIPEYNRSFLFKDLIAGITVGVMLIPQGMAYALIAGLPPVYGLYAALVPNLIYAFTGSSRKLAVGPVALDSLIVASSLAAMKLANIDDYISMAIFLALFVGSIQLVMGFMRLGFLSNFLSKPVVSGFTSAAAIVIAISQLKHFFGLEITTNNTLETLQAIFGQLSKTNFYDLSIGFAAILVILGLKKLNRKLPAAMVVVILSILGIFFFMVNDTDVHIVGQIPKGLPAFRMPQLNIDLIIKAFPTAMALAFIAFAEAMTIAKAVEDQSNEYHTEPNQELRALGISNIIGSLFQSFPANAGLSRTAVNVNEGAKTGVASLVSVLVVGLTLLFLTPFFYYLPKSVLGAIILVAVYGLIDLKYPKQLWKQRKDEFFLLLVTFLTTLLIGISQGIIFGVLFSLLLLVNRTSKPHIAILGRIRGTDYFKNVDRFSSDIELADNILVLRFDGQLYFANKDYFKAELYKNILKKGNTLKYIILNAEAINYIDSSALNMLNQVVSDLKAKNIELLIAGVIGPTRDILFSSGLIEKIGKENLFVRTSEAFEYCTNKKEKNSIQEKVSLQSKTKHL